From one Eucalyptus grandis isolate ANBG69807.140 chromosome 9, ASM1654582v1, whole genome shotgun sequence genomic stretch:
- the LOC104419297 gene encoding uncharacterized protein LOC104419297: protein MVFPFCGVTAFCYLFYLIPWRSQIPAFVCLACWFLSGFTLMPADIPDNNPLVISSGVMITVIGVAARWLDKHAEGSKYWSSICSRDMKKSKFSVLFLLQVLLVGLSSMMVSLSTSHRMQNQELHILHRFLSWLIAATAYQERCPGASSLQLSERPSKIKKHQRDWRQRIVTLLGGN from the exons ATGGTGTTTCCTTTTTGCGGGGTTACTGCCTTTTGTTACCTGTTCTACCTGATTCCATGGAGATCTCAGATACCAGCTTTTGTTTGCCTGGCCTGTTGGTTCCTGTCTGGATTCACATTGATGCCAGCTGATATTCCTGATAATAATCCATTGGT GATATCCAGCGGAGTTATGATCACTGTTATAGGAGTAGCTGCAAGGTGGCTAGACAAGCATGCAGAAGGCAGTAAGTATTGGTCAAGTATCTGTAGTCGTGACATGAAAAAGTCAAAGTTCTCCGTGCTCTTCCTCTTGCAG GTACTATTGGTGGGGTTGTCCTCAATGATGGTATCACTCTCGACATCACACAGAATGCAGAACCAAGAGCTACATATACTTCACCGGTTCCTGAGTTGGCTCATTGCTG CCACGGCGTATCAAGAGCGTTGTCCAGGTGCATCTAGTCTCCAGCTCTCAGAAAGACCATCAAAGATCAAGAAGCATCAGAGGGATTGGAGACAAAGGATCGTGACTCTTCTCGGTGGAAACTGA